The genomic segment CCGATCTCGCCGACATCTACGAGCGGTTTGCGACCGGGTACGGTCCGTTCCGCAATCAGGTCGCGGTGTTCGCCCATGTTCCGGCGGCCCTGCGCCATTTGATGTCGTTGCTGATGGAGTTGCGCGAAGCGAAGACCTTGTCCAAGCGTCACTTGGAGATCGCCATTGTGGTGGTCTCCAAGCTCAACGAGTGCCATTACTGCGTCGCCCATCACAAGCCGTTCCTGGTCGTCGAAGGACTGTCGCCGGCCGGCGTCGAGACTATCCTCGACTACGAGAACCATCCCGAACTCGACGCCAAGGATAAACTGGTGGTGCGCTGGGCCAAGGCCGCCTGGCTCGAGCCGAACCGGATTCGTGACGCGCTGTACGACGAGCTGCGCGCTAATTTCAGCGAAGCCGAGATCGTGGAGTTGACGCTGCGGATTACGCTGTGCGGGTTCTTCAACCGCTTCAACGATGCGCTTCAGGTCGAAGAGGAGCCCGAGGCTTTGGAGCGGGTCGAAGCGGTCGAGGCATGAACGGACTTGGGTCCCGCATTGCTGCCACAGGCCTGACCAAGAGGTTCGGCGGTCTGGTCGCCGTTGACGGCGTGTCGCTGCGGGTCGAGCCCGGCGAGATCGTGGGGCTGATCGGTCCGAATGGCGCGGGAAAGACCACGCTGTTCGACCTGCTGTCGGGCGTGTTGAAGCCCGACGCTGGACGTCTGGCGGTCGATGGCATCGACGTCAGTGGCGCTCCGCCGCATCGGCTGGCGCAGCTCGGGTTGGTGCGAACCTTTCAGCCTCTCGCGGGAGCTCGATCGTCTGACCGTGCTGGAGAACGTGGCGGGCGAGACGCTCAACGGGGCGCTGTTCCTCCCATGGAGGACGCGCAGTGTCGAGCGCAGCGTGGTCGCACGGGCACGTGATCTCCTGGCGCTGGTGTCACTGTCCGCCCATGAAGCAAAGCCCGCAGCGTCGCTGTCGGGTGGCCAGAAGAAGCTGCTCGAACTGGCGCGCTGTCTGATGGCCGGCGCGCGCACCATCTTGCTCGACGAGGTCGCCGCCGGAGTTGCGCCGCCCGTCGTCGAGGACATCGCCAAACTGGTGCTGGCGCTGAACCAGCAAGGAACGACCTTCGTGGTGATCGAGCACAATATAGGCGTGATCCGCCAGCTCGCTTCGCGCGTGATCGTGCTCGCTGGCGGACGGGTGCTGGCCGAGGGATCGTTCGCCGAGGTCTCGTCGAACCTGGACGTCGTCGCATCGTATCTTGGACAGGCGGCATGACATTGTTGTCACTCAAGGCGGTGCGGGCCGGTTACGGCTTCGGCGACATTGTCCACGGCGTCGACCTCGACGTCGCAGTTGGCGAAGTTGTCGCGTTGATCGGTCCGAACGGCGCCGGCAAATCGACGCTGCTCAGGGCGATCGCCGGCCTCGCGGTGGTCAGCGGCGGCCGCGTTCGCTTCGACGGGATCGATCTGACGTCCCGTGATCCGCAGACACGGGCGCGCGCCGGGATGGCGCTTCTGCCGCAGGAGCGCAACGTCTTTCGAACGCTCACCGTGTCCGACAATCTCGATGCTAGTGCGTGGGGGGTGTCCGATCGGAGCGATCGTCGCGGCGAGGTGCTGCAATTGCTGCCGCCGGTTGGCGACCTGCTGAGCAAGCGGGCAGGGCGGCTGTCGGGCGGACAGCGCCAGATCGTCGCTCTGGCGATGGCGCTAATGGCGCGGCCCCGGCTGTTGCTGGTCGACGAGCCCACCGCAGGTCTGGCGCCGCGTCTGGTCGGCGAGATGCTCGACCTGCTGCGCGGGCTCGCCGCGCGCGGTTACGGCGTGCTGATAGTCGAACAGAACGCCCGTGCGGCGCTGCTGCGCGCCGATCGGGCGCTGGTGCTGGTCGATGGCCGGGTGGTACGCAGCGGGCCGGCCGCCGATCTCGGCCGCGAGCCGGATTTCGGCGCCCTGTTCTTCGGCGAGGCGGCGTGATGCAGATCATCGTCAACGCGCTGGCAAGTGCAGCGATCCTCGCGCCGGCGGCCGTTGCCTTCACACTGATCTTCACGCTGTTCGGCTACGCCAACTTCGCCGCCGGCGCGTTCGTCACCATCGGCGCGTTTGCAGCCTGGACCGCGAACGTCGTGATGGGTCTTCCGCTAGTCGTCGCCGGCATGGTTGCGGTCCTTGTCACCGCGGCCGCGATGGTCGCCTGCGACGCGCTGGTGTTCCGCCCGTTGCGCGGACGCAGCGGCGCGACCTTGTTGCTGGTCTCTGTGGCGTTGTCGTTCGTACTGGAGAACATCATCCGGTTCGGCTTCGGCTCGCAGATCAAAGGCTTCGACCTGCCACTCACGGGCCCGCTGTCGATCGGCAGTGTGCGCATCACGCGCGAAGCTCTTGCGGTCGTGGTGACAGCCGCAGTGGCGATCGCGGCGGTGGGAGCAGTGCTTGCGTTCTCGCCGATCGGTCGTGCGCTACGAGCAGTCTCGGACAATCCGGCGCTGGCTCGGGTCCGCGGTTTGCCGGTCGAGCGTGTGCTCGGCTTCGGCACGCTGGTCGCCGGAGCCCTGTTCGGATTGAGCGGCACCCTGGTCGGCGTCGACCTCGCGATTGATCCCGCATTGACCTGGACCGTGACGGTGCCGGTGATCGCCGCCGCCATCGTCGGCGGACTCGGCTCTCCGGCCGGCGCCACCCTCGGTGCCTTGGTCATTGGCTTCGCCGAGGAGTTGACGGTGTTGGTGCTGTCACCGCCGTACAAGGCGGCGGTGGGCTTCGTGGCAATCGCCGCGGTGTTGCTGCTGCGGCCGCAGGGTCTGCTCGGCGTCGTCGTCAATCGGAAATAGCCATGGACGCTTACCTCGTCTCGATCCTGACCGTCACGGGCATCTATGCGGTGCTGACGCTCGCCTTGAATCTGCAATACGGCTTCACCGGTCTGATCAATTTCGGCGTCGTCGGTTTCTACGGACTCGGCGCCTATGCGAGTGGGATCGGCACAGAGACGTTCGGCTTGCCGTTTACGGCCGGTCTTGCCGTCGCCGTTGCGATCGGCGCACTAGCCGGGGCGGTCGTCGCGTTGCTGTCGTTGCGGCTGTCCGGCGATTTCCTTGCCATCGTGACGCTCGGCTTCGCCGAGACGGTGCGCCTCGTGCTCACCAACGAGGACTGGCTGACGCGCGGACCGCGCGGCTTCTCGATCTCCACCCGGCCGCTGCCCGAGGGGCTCGGCCGCGATGCCTCCACGCTGTCTTATCTCGGGCTGGTCCTGCTGTTGCTAGCGATCGTGTTCGTGTTGCTTGAGCGCCTGGCGCGCGCGCCTTACGGCCGCGTCCTGCGCGCCATCCGCGAGGACGATCTGGTTCCGGCGACGCTGGGCAAGAACGTCTTTGGGTATCGTCTGCAAGCCTTCGTCCTCGGCAGCGCGATCATGGCGGCGGCCGGGTCGCTCTACGCGCACTATGTGCAGACCATCACGCCGGACAATTTCACCACCCCCGTCGCCATCCTGGTGTGGATGTCGCTGATCGTCGGCGGCGCTGGCAACAACCGGGGCGTCGTGCTCGGCGCCGCGGTGGTGATCGCGATCTACGAAGGCAGCCGGTTCATCGCTCCGTTTCTGCCGTGGCTCGACGCCGAGCAGGTCTCGGCGCTGCGCTTCATCGTGATCGGCGTGGCGTTGATCCTCACCGTTCGGTTTCGTCCCGACGGCCTGCTGCCGGAGCTGCCGCATCACGCGGCCCCGGCGGAGGCGGCCGCGCCAGCCTCCCGATTTCAGCTCGACCAACATGAAGGAATAGGTCTATGACCCGCCTCTCTCGTCGTCTGTTTCTCGCCGGCTCGACCGTCGCGTTGGCGACGCCCGCGTTGCTTCGTCATGCGCGGGCCCAATCCGAACCGATACGGATCGGGAGTCTGCCGCCGCTGAGCGGCGGTGGCGGCCCATACGGTCCTGAAATCGCCGATGCGCACCGGCGGGTCGTCGAGGCGGTCAACAAGGCCGGCGGCGTACTCGGGCGCGAGGTCAAGCTGACTGTCGAGAATTCCGAGACCAATCCGGAGGCGGCCGTTCGCGCAGCGCGGAAGCTGATCGACGTCGACCGCGTCATTGCTATCCTCGGTACCTGGGAGTCGTCGTCGACGATCGGCATTCAGCCGCTGGCGCAGGAAGCAAACGTGCTGCAACTGTTCACTTCGTCGTCCGACTCGGTGCCGAACGGTGACAAGAAGGGGCTCGCCTTCAACTTCCAGCCGCTCAACAGCGCCTGGGGTGTCGCGCTCGCCAAGCTGGCGGCGAAGCGCGGTTTCACCGAAATCGCCTTCGCCGGCCCCAACAACGATTTTGCCAGTTCGATCATCGACACATTCCGGGACTCGTTGGTCAAGGAGGGCGGCAAGGTCGTGGGCGAGCCGTTCCTTTACAATCCGAACCAGCCGTCCTATCGCGCCGAAGCCGAGCGGCTGATCCGCGGCAATCCGCCGGCGGTTTTCGTCGCCGGCTACGTCAACGATTTCACCGCGGTCTACCGCGAACTGATCCGCGCCGGTTACAAGGGGCAGGTCTTCGCGATTTCCTTTGCGGTCGGTCCTCAGTTCAAGGAAGCGGTCGGAGCGGCCGCCAACGGCATCCTGCACGGCTTTCCGGTGCCGCCGATCGGCAAGGACACCTACGACACCTATTTGCGTTTCGTCGGAAAGGAGCCGAACGGTCAGGTGCAATTGCCCTATGGTTGTGCGGCCTACGATCAGATCAACGTGCTGTTGCTGGCGATCGAAAGCGCGAAGTCGACCGAGCCCGCCAAACTGCGCGAGCACATCTTCAAGATCACGACGGGGCCCGGCGAGCGGGCGACCACGTTCCTCGAGGGCGCCAAGTCGATCGCGGCGGGAACAGCGATCAAATACGACGGTGCCAGTTCGTCGGTGGATTTCAAGCCCAACGGAATGCTCAAGAGCCGCGACTTCGAGCTCTACGAAATCCGTGACGGCAAGGACGTCTCCGTGCTGCGGATCACCAACGAGACCTGATCGTATCGGTATCTCCGCGCTTTGCTCCCGCGGCGCTTAGCTTGTTCACGGCCGCCCTTTGTGGGGCGGCCGTTCTGCTTTGCCGACAAACTCAATATTCGCCGGCACGGCGCCTGATGCAAAGAATGAATGCGTCGCGTTGTTAACTACAGCGGTTAGATCGTGCTTTGCGCGTCGAACTATTTGAAATTGACCACGGCGGCTCTACGCCTCGATATAGTTGAAAGGTAATTTCGCGCAACAGTGGTAGTTCGTCGAACTACACGTCAATATCATTTCAACGAGGAACGGATGCCGGATCAGCGATTCTCCCAAGGCGCGACCGAATGGACTCGAAAGCTCGCTAACATTCGGTTGCGCAAGTGCACCGTCGCGCTGGCGATGGTCGCGGCTGTATTACTTGCCGCGCCCGTTCGTGCCGCCGAGGTGCCGCAGCCCGGTGGAACCCTGACTGCCATCATCCAGCCCGAGCCGGTGATCCTCACGGCTGCGCTCAACACCGCGGCCCCGACCGGTACGGTCAGCGGCAATATCTTCGACGGTCTGGTCGACTACGACACCAGCCTCAAGCCGATCCCGGCGCTCGCGGAGAGCTGGGAAACGTCGGCCGACGGGCTGTCGTTCACGCTGCATCTGCGCAAAGGTGTCCTCTGGCACGACGGCAAGCCCTTCACCTCCGCCGACGTCAAGTGGACGCTGGAGAATGTCTGGAAAACGATCCATCCACGCAACCAGGCGACTTTCGCCAAGGTCCGTGCCGTCGAGACGCCCGACGATGCCACGGTGATCTTGCGACTCAGCGAACCGTCGGTGGCGATCCTCAGTTCGATCAACAGTAACGGGGCGCAGGTGCTTCCTAAGCACCTTTATGAAGGTACCGACATTCTCAACAATCCCTATAACAACAAGCCCGTCGGCACCGGCCCCTTCGTGTTCAAGGAATGGAAGAAGGGCGAGTACATCCTGCTCGAGAAGAATCCAAACTATTGGGATAAGGGCAAGCCGTATCTCGACAAGGTCATCTACAAGGTGGTGCCGGATGCGGCTGCGCGGTCCGCCGGACTCGAGAAGGGCGAGATCCAGTACGCCACGCTGAGCCCGGTGCCGCTGAAGGATGCCGAACGGCTCGGCAAGCTGCCTGGCCTGAAGATCGAAACCGCGGGCTATGAATGGTTGTCGCCATGGCTGTTCCTCGATTTCAACGTCGAGCGCGGTCCGCTCAAGGACATCCGGGTGCGCCACGCGCTGGCGCGGGCGATCGACCGCAAGGCGGTCGCCAACGTGGTCTGGTACGGCTTCGCTAAGCCCGCGGGCAGCCCGATTCCTTCGACGCTGGCGGCGTTCCACGATGCCAGCGCGGCGACCGACACGTTCGACGTGAAGTCGTCCGATGCCCTGCTCGATGAGGCAGGCTTCAAGCGCGGCGCCGACGGCAACCGCTTCACGCTGTTCATCGACTACATCCCCTATGGCGACGACTACAAGCGAACGGCCGAATACATCAAGCAGGCGCTGAAGCGCGTCGGTGTCGACGTCACCATTCGGACACAGGATACGGCGGCCTATACCAAACGGGTCTACGGCGATCGCGATTTCGATCTGTCGATCACCTGGTTCGCGGCGTTCTCGGATCCGCAGATCGGCGTCACCCGTGCCTACTGGTCTGCGTCCGTCGGCAAGAACATCCCGTGGACCAACGGTTCGGGCTACAGGAGCAACGAGGTCGATCAGATCATCTCGAAAGTGCAGGGCGAGCCAGATCCGGTCAAGCGCGTCGCATTATTCAAGGACTTCCAGAAGATCGTGCTGACCGATCTGCCGACCTTGCCGCTGGTCGAACTCAAATTCTTCACGGTGCAGGCGGCAAATCTGAAGACGCTGAAAATCCGCGGCGATCAAGTCTACGGCAGCTTCCGCGACTTCTGGTTCGAGGTCCCGAAGCAGAATTGATCTCCGCTGCTCGGCGGCGGTGTGCCTCTGCCGAGCTACTCGACGATCTCCGCCAGCAAAGGACTTGCGACATGACTCCGATCGTAACCAAGCCGCGCGTCTGGATAGCGGCACTTGCCACCGTGGTTCTTGCCGTCGCGCCGTCGCTGGCCGCCGAGACGCCGAGATCGGGCGGCACGCTGACTGCGATCGTCCAGCCGGAGCCGGTGACGTTGACGCCGGCCGCCAACACGGCGCAGCCCACCCAAGTGATCGCGGCCAACATCTTCGATGGCCTGGTGTATTACGACCTCGATCTGAAGCCGCAGCCGTCGCTGGCGACGAGCTGGACGGTGGCGCCGGACGGACTGACCATAAGCTTCAAGCTGCGCAGCGGCGTGAGATGGCACGACGGCCGGTCGTTCTCGTCCGCCGATGTCAAGTGGAGCCTGGAGAACGTCTGGAAGACCATTCATCCGCGCAACAAGGCGATCTTCGAGAACGTCTCCAGCGTGGATACGCCCGACGATCACACCGTGATCCTGCATCTTGCGAAGCCGTCGCTGCCGATCCTGAGCGTGATCAACGGCGTCGGCGCGCCGATCCTGCCGAAGCATCTCTACGAAGGCACGGACATTCTCAATAATCCATACAACAACAAGCCCGTCGGCACCGGCGCGTTTGTGTTCAAGGAATGGAAGAAGGGCGAGTACATCGTCCTGGAACGCAATCCGACCTATTGGGAGCCGAACAGACCCTATCTCGACAAGGTCGTGTTCAAGATCATCCCGGATGCCGCGGCACGCGCCGCCGCGATCGAGAAGGGTGAGGTCCAGTACGCCGCCTTCAATCCGGTGCCGTTCCGCGACGTCGAGCGGCTGTCGAAACTGCCGGGCCTCAAGGTCGATACCCGTGGCTATGACTGGCTGTCGCCGTTGCTCTATCTCGACCTCAATGTCGAGAACTCATATCTCAAGGACCTACGGGTCCGACAGGCGATCGCCCATGCGCTCGACAAGGACGCAATCGCCAAAGTGGTTTGGTACGGCTTCGGCAAGCCGGCGATCAGCCCGGTGCCGTCGACGCTCACCACGTTCCACGATGCCAGAGTGCCAACCTATCCGTTCGATCCGAAGAAGGCCGAAGCGCTGCTCGACGAGGCCGGCTTCAAGCGCGGCGCTGACGGCGTGCGCTTCACACTCAACCACGACTTCCTGCCCTACGGCGACGACTACAAGCGCACCGGAGAGTATCTCAAGCAGGCGCTGAAGCGGGTCGGCATCGACATCAACATCCGTAGCCAGGATTCTGCTGCATTCATCAAGCGGGTCTATGCCGATCGCGATTTCGACATTTCCAGCTCCTGGAACGGTGCCTTTCCGGATCCGCAGATCGGCGTGGTTCGAGCCTACTGGTCGGGCTGGCTCGGCACCAAGACACCCTGGACCAACGGCTCCGGCTATCGCAACGCCGAGGTCGACGGCCTGATCCAGGCCGCGGCGATCGAGGGCGATCCGGCCAAGCGCGTCGACGATTTCAAACGCTTCCAGCAGATCGTGCTACGTGACCTCCCGACGTTGCCGCTGCTGGAGCTGCGATTCTTCACCATCCATGCGTCTGGTCTCAAAGACGTGGTGCTGCAGGCGGATCAATCCTACGGTTCGCTGAAGAACGCCTGGTTCGAAACGCCGCCTGCGCAGAACTGACGGGCCTCACACGTGACGATGACCGTGCTGAGCTTCCTGGCACGCAGGGGCGTGCAACTGGCGCTGGTGGTGCTCGGCATCGCCGTGATCAACTTCTTCCTGCTGCACCTCGCCCCGGGCGACGCGGCGCAGGTGCTGGCCGGGGAAGCGGGTTCGGCCACACCGGAGTATCTCGCCGCGCTGCGCAAGCAGTTCGGACTTGACCAGTCGCTACCGGTGCAGTTCGGGGTCTATCTCGGCAACCTGCTGACGTTCAATCTCGGCTATTCGTTCCGCCAGGGGATGCCGGTCGCGGAGCTGATCATGCAGCGGCTGCCGGCGACGCTGCTGCTGATGGGAACGGCGATCGGCTTCGCACTGGTGGTCGGATCGGCGCTCGGCGTCGCCGCGGCACGCAACGCCGGGCGCGTCGCCGATACTGCGATCTCCGCCGTTGCGCTGCTGTTCTATGCGACGCCAGTGTTCTGGACCGGGATCATGCTGATCGTGGTGTTCTCGGTCTGGCTCGACTGGCTGCCGGTCGGCGGCATGGTCAGCATCGAGAAAGGCTACACCGGCGTCGCCTATCTGCAAGACGTCCTGCTGCATCTGATCCTGCCGGCGGCAACGCTCGGACTGTTCTTTCTCGCCGTGTATGCGCGATTGATGCGCGCGGCGATGATCGACGTGCAGGGACAGGACTTCGTCCGCACCGCGGTCGCCAAGGGCGTCCGGCCGGGCCGCATCGCGCGGCGGCACGTGCTGCGCAATGCGTTGCTGCCGGTGGTCACGATGTTGGGGGTGCAGGTGGGCTCGGTGCTCGGCGGCGCCATCCTGGTCGAGACCGTGTTCTCCTGGCCGGGGCTCGGTCGGCTGGCGTTCGAGGCGCTGTTCCAGCGCGATCTCAATCTGCTGCTCGGCATTCTGCTGTGTAGTTCGGTGGTGGTGGTGATCGCCAATATCCTGATCGATCTCTTGTACACCGTGCTCGATCCGCGCATCGAACTGATCTGATCATGACCCTCATTGATTTCGCCGTCGGTAATTCCCGTTTTCGTCCCGGCCGGAGCAGCCTGTTCTCGCGTGCGATCCGGCAGCCGTCGGCGCTGATCGGGATGGTGCTGCTCGGCGCGATCATCGCGCTGGCGCTCCTCGCTGATCAGATCTTCCCTGGCGATCCGCTTGATTTCGTCGGACAGCCTTTCCTGCGGCCCGGGGCCGATCCCGCGTTTTTACTCGGCACCGACATGCTCGGGCGCGATCTGGCGTCCGGCATCGCGCATGGTGCGCGAATTTCGCTGTTGATCGGCGCGGTGGCCACGGCGGTGTCGCTGGTGATCGGCGTCGGTGTCGGTGCGATTGCCGGCTATTACGGCGGCAAGGTCGATGCCGCGTTGATGCGGCTGACCGAGTTCTTCCAGACCATTCCGCAGTTTCTGTTCGCGTTGACGATCGTGGCGATCCTGCAGCCCACTATTCCCACCATCGTTGCCGCCATCGGCGTGACGGCCTGGCCGAGTCTCGCGCGACTCGTCCGCGCCGAGATCCTCAAGCTGCGCCACGGCGACCTGGTGCAGGCGGAGATCGCGCTGGGCGCCTCCGACCTGCGCATCATCTTCCTGCATCTGTTGCCGAACACGCTCGCGCCGATCATCGTCTCCGGCTCGGTCATGGTCGCCACCGCGATCCTCACCGAGTCGAGCCTGGCGTTTCTCGGCCTCGGCGATCCTAATGTGGTGAGCTGGGGCGGTATGGTCGGCGCAGGGCGCGAAGTGTTGCGCTCGGATTGGTACATCGCGACGATCCCTGGCCTCGCTATCGTCGTCGCCGTGTTGGCGCTCAACCTGCTGGGCGACGGATTGAACGATGCCATCGATCCCAAGCGGGAGCGTCGGTGATGGTCGGTCTGCCGGCGCTATCGGTCGAGGGGCTGACCGTCAAATTCGCCGATCGGGGCGGCGACCTGACGGCGGTGAGCGGCCTCGATTTCGAACTGGCGCAAGGTGAAACGCTGGCGCTGGTCGGCGAGTCCGGCTGCGGCAAGTCGCTGACGGCGCTGGCGCTGCTCGGGCTGATCGCGCCGCCTGGGCGTGTCGAAGGCCACGCCATCAGGCTCGATGGCCGCGACATTCTGGGACTGCGCGGGGAGCAGATGCGCAGGCTGCGCGGCAATCGCATCGCGATGATCTTCCAGGAACCGATGACGGCGCTCAACCCGGTGCTCAGCATTGGAGAACAGATCGTCGAAGCGATCCGCGAGCACGAGAACATTTCCTATTCGGCCGCGCGTGAGCGCGCTGTGGCGCTGCTCGATCGGGTGCGGATTCCCGATCCGCGTCGCCGGTTCGACGACTATCCGCATCGGCTGTCCGGCGGCATGCGGCAGCGCGTGGTGATTGCGATCGCGCTGGCCTGTTCCCCGTCGGTTCTGGTGGCCGACGAGCCCACCACCGCGCTTGACGTGACGATCCAGGCGCAGATCCTGGAGCTGATCGACGAGCTGAAGCGCGAGACCGGCACTGCGGTGCTGCTCATTACTCACGACCTCGGCGTCGTGGCTGAACACGCCGACCGAGTGTTGGTGATGTATGCCGGCCGCAAGGTTGAGGAGCGCGCGACCAGGGACCTGCTACGCACGCCGCGTCATCCCTACACAAGCGGCCTGATCGCCGCCCACCCGCGGCTGGGCGCGGGCAGCGGCTTTCGCGCGCGGCTCACCGAGATTGGCGGGATGGTGCCGTCGCTGCGCGAGATGCCGCTGGGCTGTCGTTTCGCGCCGCGCTGTCTGCTCGCGATCGAGGCTTGTCACGTCGCGCCGCCGCCGCTGATTCCGGTAAGGGAGGGCGGATCTGTCGCTTGTCTGAGAATCGAGGAGTCGCGTGTTTCAGAGCTCGCTTCCTTTGGTGCCGGCGCATCTTGAGCCGCTGCTCACGGTCGACGACCTCGTGGTCCGGTTCGGGACTTCGCGCGGGGTGGTACAGGCCGTCGACGGTGTGTCACTCACGATCCGGCCCGGCGAGACGCTGGGCCTGGTCGGTGAGTCCGGCTGCGGCAAGTCCACCCTGGGGCGCGCGATCGCGCGCCTGATCGAGCCCGAGCGCGGCAGCGTGCGGCTCGGCGGCGTCGATCTCAGCCGGCTGTCCCGGAACGAGTTGCGCGCGCATCGCAGCGATATTCAGATGGTGTTTCAGGATCCGCTGGCATCGCTTGATCCACGCTGGACCGTCGGGGCGCTGATCGCCGAGCCGCTCAACATCCATCGGATCGGAAGCCGCGCCGAGCGGCGCGACCGCGTTGCCGATCTCCTGACCAAGGTCGGCTTGCCGGCCGACGCAGCCGGCCGCCATCCGCATCAATTCTCCGGCGGCCAGCGCCAGCGCATCGGCATCGCGCGCGCGTTGGCGCTCGATCCCAAACTGCTGGTGCTCGACGAGCCGGTTTCGGCGCTCGACGTCTCGGTGCAGGCGCAGATCCTGAACTTGCTGGTCGATTTGCAGAAGCAACTCGGCGTCGCGTATCTGTTCATCAGCCACGATCTCTCAGTCGTCGAGTATATCAGCGACACGGTCGCGGTGATGTATCTCGGCCGTATCGTCGAGATCGCGTCTCGTGAACGGTTGTGGTCAGCGCCGGCGCACCCCTACACGCAGGCGCTGTTCGCCTCGATCCCGCGGATCGACTGCAACAGCCCCGGCCGACGCGGCGCGCCGCTGAAGGGGGATTTGCCGAGCCCCTATGCGCCGCCGTCCGGCTGCCGGTTTCATACACGCTGCCCGGTGGCGCTGGAGCGTTGCCGAACGGAAACTCCCCGGCCGGTGCGGTCGTGCGGTGACGCGGGTCACTCGGTCGCGTGCCATCTGGTTGTGGACGAGAAATAGATCAGAGTTCGGGACGAGACTGCGGTCAACAGGATCCGCTCGCCCAAGCGATCCAAAGTCACGACGCTCGCTCACCAAGCGACGTGCGTCTGGCGCGGAACGGGTAGTTCCTATGCGGCGAACCACTGCTCGACGACGACGGCTCTTGCTTCCTTGTTGGATTTGCGACGGCAAGGTGCGTGACCGTTTGAGACGCCTGCTCGGAATTTTACTGTCGTGGTGCCGTTGCATCGACGATTTTGCTTCTGATGCGTACGTCCAATTTGAAGTTTCCTTTCATCGACAATTCTCCAGTGCGAAATCTATAACGCCGGTAGCAGTGGGCTCCGCGCCGCGTCACACCGCAAGGCTGTGCAATGTCGCATGAAGCCGTTTTAGAAGGAGCGTGAC from the Rhodopseudomonas palustris genome contains:
- a CDS encoding ABC transporter substrate-binding protein; translated protein: MPDQRFSQGATEWTRKLANIRLRKCTVALAMVAAVLLAAPVRAAEVPQPGGTLTAIIQPEPVILTAALNTAAPTGTVSGNIFDGLVDYDTSLKPIPALAESWETSADGLSFTLHLRKGVLWHDGKPFTSADVKWTLENVWKTIHPRNQATFAKVRAVETPDDATVILRLSEPSVAILSSINSNGAQVLPKHLYEGTDILNNPYNNKPVGTGPFVFKEWKKGEYILLEKNPNYWDKGKPYLDKVIYKVVPDAAARSAGLEKGEIQYATLSPVPLKDAERLGKLPGLKIETAGYEWLSPWLFLDFNVERGPLKDIRVRHALARAIDRKAVANVVWYGFAKPAGSPIPSTLAAFHDASAATDTFDVKSSDALLDEAGFKRGADGNRFTLFIDYIPYGDDYKRTAEYIKQALKRVGVDVTIRTQDTAAYTKRVYGDRDFDLSITWFAAFSDPQIGVTRAYWSASVGKNIPWTNGSGYRSNEVDQIISKVQGEPDPVKRVALFKDFQKIVLTDLPTLPLVELKFFTVQAANLKTLKIRGDQVYGSFRDFWFEVPKQN
- a CDS encoding ABC transporter substrate-binding protein, with translation MTRLSRRLFLAGSTVALATPALLRHARAQSEPIRIGSLPPLSGGGGPYGPEIADAHRRVVEAVNKAGGVLGREVKLTVENSETNPEAAVRAARKLIDVDRVIAILGTWESSSTIGIQPLAQEANVLQLFTSSSDSVPNGDKKGLAFNFQPLNSAWGVALAKLAAKRGFTEIAFAGPNNDFASSIIDTFRDSLVKEGGKVVGEPFLYNPNQPSYRAEAERLIRGNPPAVFVAGYVNDFTAVYRELIRAGYKGQVFAISFAVGPQFKEAVGAAANGILHGFPVPPIGKDTYDTYLRFVGKEPNGQVQLPYGCAAYDQINVLLLAIESAKSTEPAKLREHIFKITTGPGERATTFLEGAKSIAAGTAIKYDGASSSVDFKPNGMLKSRDFELYEIRDGKDVSVLRITNET
- a CDS encoding carboxymuconolactone decarboxylase family protein → MARVRSIPSSELPADLADIYERFATGYGPFRNQVAVFAHVPAALRHLMSLLMELREAKTLSKRHLEIAIVVVSKLNECHYCVAHHKPFLVVEGLSPAGVETILDYENHPELDAKDKLVVRWAKAAWLEPNRIRDALYDELRANFSEAEIVELTLRITLCGFFNRFNDALQVEEEPEALERVEAVEA
- a CDS encoding branched-chain amino acid ABC transporter permease; the protein is MQIIVNALASAAILAPAAVAFTLIFTLFGYANFAAGAFVTIGAFAAWTANVVMGLPLVVAGMVAVLVTAAAMVACDALVFRPLRGRSGATLLLVSVALSFVLENIIRFGFGSQIKGFDLPLTGPLSIGSVRITREALAVVVTAAVAIAAVGAVLAFSPIGRALRAVSDNPALARVRGLPVERVLGFGTLVAGALFGLSGTLVGVDLAIDPALTWTVTVPVIAAAIVGGLGSPAGATLGALVIGFAEELTVLVLSPPYKAAVGFVAIAAVLLLRPQGLLGVVVNRK
- a CDS encoding branched-chain amino acid ABC transporter permease is translated as MDAYLVSILTVTGIYAVLTLALNLQYGFTGLINFGVVGFYGLGAYASGIGTETFGLPFTAGLAVAVAIGALAGAVVALLSLRLSGDFLAIVTLGFAETVRLVLTNEDWLTRGPRGFSISTRPLPEGLGRDASTLSYLGLVLLLLAIVFVLLERLARAPYGRVLRAIREDDLVPATLGKNVFGYRLQAFVLGSAIMAAAGSLYAHYVQTITPDNFTTPVAILVWMSLIVGGAGNNRGVVLGAAVVIAIYEGSRFIAPFLPWLDAEQVSALRFIVIGVALILTVRFRPDGLLPELPHHAAPAEAAAPASRFQLDQHEGIGL
- a CDS encoding ATP-binding cassette domain-containing protein codes for the protein MASTSVALRRIGWRSSGWCEPFSLSRELDRLTVLENVAGETLNGALFLPWRTRSVERSVVARARDLLALVSLSAHEAKPAASLSGGQKKLLELARCLMAGARTILLDEVAAGVAPPVVEDIAKLVLALNQQGTTFVVIEHNIGVIRQLASRVIVLAGGRVLAEGSFAEVSSNLDVVASYLGQAA
- a CDS encoding ABC transporter ATP-binding protein — its product is MTLLSLKAVRAGYGFGDIVHGVDLDVAVGEVVALIGPNGAGKSTLLRAIAGLAVVSGGRVRFDGIDLTSRDPQTRARAGMALLPQERNVFRTLTVSDNLDASAWGVSDRSDRRGEVLQLLPPVGDLLSKRAGRLSGGQRQIVALAMALMARPRLLLVDEPTAGLAPRLVGEMLDLLRGLAARGYGVLIVEQNARAALLRADRALVLVDGRVVRSGPAADLGREPDFGALFFGEAA